The genomic segment AGAAGCAACAACAGATTCGTCTTTTGATACAGGTGACATGGAGTAAATGCCGGGTAAATCAATAAGCGAACCTGCGTGGTCTTTCAATCGACCTACTTTTTTTTCAACCGTTACGCCACTCCAGTTTCCGACAAATTCATAAGATCCGCAGAGAACATTGAATAAAGAGGTTTTCCCTGTATTCGGGTTTCCAAAAAGTGCAGCCCTCAACTCTGTTCACACTCCACGAAGATGGATCTGGCTTCATTGAGCCGGATACCTACACACTGGCCACATGTTTCAAACATGCATGGGCCTCCGAATGGTAATAGTGCTTTGCAACAAACGACTTCACCTTCACTGACACCAAGATCCATGAGACGTCTGCGAGCCACTTGATTTATTTTCGACAAATCAATAATTTTTGCTTCCATTCCCGGTTTCAAATCAGCCAAAAACATGACCATGCCCCCCGGTCTTACTTCATTTTTTTGATAATGATAATTGTTATCAGTTAAATTTTAAATCAAATCCCCCACCGTGACAATGGA from the Sporolactobacillus sp. Y61 genome contains:
- a CDS encoding FeoA family protein, with the protein product MVMFLADLKPGMEAKIIDLSKINQVARRRLMDLGVSEGEVVCCKALLPFGGPCMFETCGQCVGIRLNEARSIFVECEQS